Proteins from a genomic interval of Romeriopsis navalis LEGE 11480:
- the atpD gene encoding F0F1 ATP synthase subunit beta gives MVTTAASNGYITQVIGPVVDIKFPSGNMPSIYNALEIKAKNSAGQDVNVTCEVQQLLGDNQVRAVSMQGTDGLVRGMEVSDTGSAITVPVGKVTLGRIFDVLGNPVDEMGDVDRSSTMPIHRAAPKLTELETKPSVFETGIKVVDLLTPYRRGGKIGLFGGAGVGKTVIMMELINNIATNHGGVSVFAGVGERTREGNDLYNEMIESGVINEENLNESKIALVYGQMNEPPGARMRVALSGLTMAEYFRDVNKQDVLLFVDNIFRFVQAGSEVSALLGRMPSAVGYQPTLGTDVGDLQERIASTTEGSITSIQAVYVPADDLTDPAPATTFAHLDGTTVLSRGLASKGIYPAVDPLDSTSTMLQPSIVGQDHYDTARAVQSTLQRYKELQDIIAILGLDELSEDDRLVVYRARKVERFLSQPFFVAEVFTGSPGKYVSLENTIAGFKKILSGELDDLPEQAFYLVGDIDEAIAKGAKMKAEGK, from the coding sequence ATGGTCACCACAGCAGCAAGTAACGGATACATTACGCAAGTAATTGGTCCCGTCGTGGACATCAAATTTCCGAGCGGCAACATGCCCTCGATCTATAACGCCCTGGAAATCAAGGCGAAGAACTCCGCAGGTCAAGACGTCAACGTCACCTGCGAAGTACAGCAACTTTTAGGCGACAACCAAGTTCGCGCCGTTTCGATGCAGGGTACCGATGGTTTGGTACGCGGCATGGAAGTGTCGGACACAGGTAGTGCCATCACCGTGCCAGTTGGTAAGGTAACGCTCGGTCGAATTTTCGACGTGTTGGGCAATCCCGTGGATGAGATGGGCGATGTCGATCGTTCCAGCACAATGCCCATCCACCGTGCCGCGCCGAAGCTAACTGAGCTTGAAACCAAGCCTTCTGTATTTGAAACCGGCATTAAGGTGGTTGACCTGCTCACCCCTTATCGCCGTGGCGGTAAAATCGGCCTCTTTGGTGGTGCCGGTGTGGGTAAAACCGTGATCATGATGGAGTTGATCAACAACATCGCGACGAATCACGGTGGTGTATCAGTATTTGCGGGTGTGGGCGAACGGACCCGCGAAGGTAATGACCTGTACAACGAGATGATCGAATCTGGGGTAATCAACGAAGAGAACCTCAACGAATCGAAGATCGCCTTGGTTTATGGTCAGATGAACGAGCCGCCGGGAGCCCGGATGCGCGTTGCGTTGTCTGGTCTGACCATGGCTGAGTATTTCCGTGATGTGAACAAGCAGGACGTATTGTTGTTTGTTGACAACATCTTCCGCTTTGTCCAAGCTGGTTCGGAAGTATCTGCACTATTGGGCCGGATGCCTTCGGCGGTAGGTTACCAGCCAACTTTGGGTACGGACGTGGGTGACTTGCAGGAGCGCATCGCTTCCACAACTGAAGGTTCGATTACTTCCATTCAGGCGGTATACGTACCGGCGGATGACTTGACTGACCCCGCTCCGGCAACCACATTTGCCCACCTTGACGGGACAACTGTGCTATCCCGTGGTTTGGCGTCCAAAGGCATCTACCCGGCGGTAGATCCGTTGGATTCCACTTCCACGATGCTTCAGCCGAGCATCGTTGGCCAAGATCACTACGACACTGCCCGTGCGGTTCAGTCCACCCTGCAGCGTTACAAGGAATTGCAGGACATTATTGCAATTCTGGGTCTGGATGAATTGTCTGAGGACGATCGTCTTGTGGTTTACCGCGCCCGTAAGGTTGAGCGTTTCTTGTCCCAGCCGTTCTTCGTTGCGGAAGTATTCACCGGTTCCCCGGGTAAATACGTCTCCCTTGAGAACACGATCGCTGGATTCAAGAAGATTCTTTCTGGCGAATTGGATGACTTGCCCGAGCAGGCATTCTACTTGGTTGGCGACATCGATGAAGCGATCGCCAAAGGCGCAAAGATGAAAGCTGAAGGCAAGTAA